The Desulfohalovibrio reitneri genome contains a region encoding:
- a CDS encoding YibE/F family protein — MPATRTDSSRRDLAAALLFAVLSVALYFLPTGFEGALQDTRSERVRATVLETDDSDVLRHGIVKTGDQHLLLRIENGRFQGEVVTSNNPLLGMMDRDTLFEEGDSAFVTLTLSPDEERIVNAAPESHYRLDLELLLLGLFAGALLLFGGLTGAKALLSFLFAALMLWRVLVPLLLKGWDPVWLALGVVAVMTAAIIFLVGGVNRKGLTAFLGAFLGILTSAALAVFFTGEFAISGAVMPFSEPLLYAGFAHLDLSRIYMAAVFLAASGAVMDLAMDVSASLHEVVCKKPDISFTEALKSGISVGRAVVGTMTTTLLLAYSGGFLTLLMAFMAKGVPLANFFNVVYVAAEILKTLVGSFGLVMVAPFTALIGAWIFTRRPECLPGEAEQP; from the coding sequence ATGCCAGCCACCCGCACCGACTCCTCCCGCCGCGACCTCGCCGCAGCCCTGCTGTTCGCCGTGCTCTCCGTGGCCCTCTACTTCCTGCCCACCGGCTTCGAGGGCGCGCTGCAGGACACCCGCTCCGAGCGGGTGCGGGCCACAGTGCTGGAGACGGACGACTCCGATGTCCTGCGCCACGGCATCGTCAAGACGGGCGACCAGCACCTCCTCCTGCGAATCGAGAACGGGCGGTTCCAGGGCGAGGTGGTCACGTCCAACAACCCCCTGCTGGGTATGATGGACCGCGACACCCTGTTCGAGGAAGGCGATTCCGCCTTCGTCACCCTCACCCTCTCCCCGGACGAGGAGCGCATCGTCAACGCCGCGCCGGAGTCGCACTACCGGCTGGACCTGGAGCTGCTCCTGCTGGGGCTGTTCGCCGGGGCGCTGCTGCTTTTCGGCGGACTCACCGGGGCCAAGGCCCTGCTATCCTTCCTCTTCGCCGCGCTCATGCTGTGGCGGGTGCTGGTGCCCCTGCTGCTCAAGGGGTGGGACCCGGTCTGGCTGGCCCTGGGCGTGGTGGCGGTCATGACCGCGGCCATCATCTTCCTGGTGGGCGGGGTCAACCGCAAGGGGCTGACCGCCTTTCTCGGGGCTTTCCTGGGCATCCTCACCTCGGCCGCCCTAGCCGTCTTCTTCACCGGCGAGTTCGCCATTTCCGGCGCGGTCATGCCCTTTTCCGAACCCCTGCTCTACGCCGGATTCGCCCACCTGGACCTCTCCCGCATCTACATGGCCGCCGTCTTCCTGGCCGCCTCCGGCGCGGTCATGGACCTGGCCATGGACGTCTCCGCCTCCCTGCACGAGGTGGTCTGCAAGAAGCCGGACATCTCCTTCACCGAGGCCCTCAAGTCCGGCATTTCCGTGGGCCGGGCCGTAGTGGGAACCATGACCACAACCCTGCTGCTGGCCTACTCCGGCGGCTTTCTCACCCTGCTCATGGCCTTCATGGCCAAGGGCGTGCCCCTGGCCAACTTCTTCAACGTGGTCTACGTGGCCGCGGAAATCCTCAAGACCTTGGTCGGCTCCTTCGGCCTGGTCATGGTGGCTCCCTTCACCGCCCTCATCGGGGCCTGGATATTCACCCGCCGCCCGGAGTGCCTTCCCGGCGAGGCGGAACAGCCCTGA
- a CDS encoding alkaline phosphatase yields MKPLRILLAALAVMALAVPATAEKYDYSGKPPKYVFLFIGDGMASPQRMAATAYTGEELRMDRFPAQGMTTTQAANRFITGSAASATSLASGIKTNINMIGMDPSERRVKTLAEMAKERGMKVGIVSSVSIDHATPAAFYAKVPHRSQYHYVDMQLAGSGFDYFGGGGLKDPTGKRKGVEPKGDALALARKNGFKVVDNKKDFMALKPGQRAIAYNSWLQDSGALPYAMDMRPEDITLPEFTKKGIELLDNDKGFFMMVEGGKIDWACHANDAGAAVSNTIAFDDAVGEAMAFAEKHPGETLIVVTGDHECGGLTLGFAGTKYETDFKVLGGQKVSFTKFDQEVLGPFKKEGGGFEDIKPLITENFGLKFQGDSKADVMVLTDYERAQLIESFHRSMRGQEEHSADPSTYLLYGGYEPLTVTVTHILNNKAGLGWTSYKHTGVPVPISAMGVGADIFNGYYDNTDAAKKLMAVMGIEPKAHYAESSAKTKVAAK; encoded by the coding sequence ATGAAACCCCTTCGCATCCTGCTGGCCGCCCTGGCGGTCATGGCCCTGGCGGTTCCCGCCACGGCCGAAAAGTACGACTACTCGGGCAAACCGCCCAAGTACGTATTCCTGTTCATCGGCGACGGCATGGCCTCGCCCCAGCGCATGGCCGCCACCGCCTACACCGGCGAGGAGTTGCGCATGGACCGCTTCCCCGCCCAGGGCATGACCACCACCCAGGCGGCCAACCGCTTCATCACCGGCTCCGCCGCCTCGGCCACCTCCCTGGCCTCCGGCATCAAGACCAACATCAACATGATCGGCATGGACCCCTCCGAAAGACGCGTTAAGACCCTGGCCGAGATGGCCAAGGAGCGCGGCATGAAGGTCGGCATCGTCTCCTCGGTGTCCATCGACCACGCCACCCCGGCGGCCTTCTACGCCAAGGTGCCCCACCGCTCCCAGTACCACTACGTCGACATGCAGCTGGCCGGGTCCGGCTTCGACTACTTCGGCGGCGGTGGGCTGAAGGACCCCACTGGCAAACGCAAGGGCGTTGAGCCCAAGGGCGACGCCCTGGCGCTGGCCAGGAAGAACGGCTTCAAGGTGGTGGACAACAAAAAGGACTTCATGGCCCTCAAGCCTGGCCAACGCGCCATCGCCTACAACTCCTGGCTGCAGGACTCCGGCGCCCTGCCTTACGCCATGGACATGCGCCCCGAGGACATCACCCTGCCCGAGTTCACCAAGAAGGGCATCGAGCTGCTGGACAACGACAAAGGCTTCTTCATGATGGTCGAGGGCGGCAAGATCGACTGGGCCTGCCATGCCAACGACGCGGGCGCGGCCGTGAGCAACACCATCGCCTTTGACGACGCCGTGGGCGAGGCCATGGCCTTCGCCGAGAAGCACCCCGGCGAGACCCTCATCGTGGTCACCGGCGACCACGAGTGCGGCGGCCTGACCCTGGGCTTCGCCGGCACCAAGTACGAGACCGACTTCAAGGTGCTGGGCGGCCAGAAGGTCTCCTTCACCAAGTTCGACCAGGAAGTCCTCGGTCCCTTCAAAAAGGAAGGCGGCGGGTTCGAGGACATCAAGCCCCTCATCACCGAGAACTTCGGCCTGAAGTTCCAGGGCGATTCCAAGGCCGACGTCATGGTCCTGACCGACTACGAGCGGGCCCAGCTCATCGAGTCCTTCCACCGCTCCATGCGCGGCCAGGAGGAGCACTCCGCCGATCCCTCCACCTACCTGCTGTACGGCGGCTACGAGCCCCTGACCGTGACCGTCACCCACATTCTCAACAACAAGGCCGGCCTGGGCTGGACCTCCTACAAGCACACCGGCGTGCCCGTACCCATCTCCGCCATGGGCGTGGGAGCCGACATCTTCAACGGCTACTACGACAACACCGACGCAGCCAAGAAGCTCATGGCCGTCATGGGCATCGAGCCCAAGGCGCACTATGCCGAAAGCTCCGCCAAGACGAAGGTAGCCGCCAAATAG
- a CDS encoding NAD+ synthase, with the protein MRGSGTGPVRLPPARPVAARGIRPACRQAAARLARELADGPPLLVGLPWPNETGVGRPLHNAAALLRGGEIESVYAKRLLPTYDVFDETRYFEPGSGPLVIAVAGTRLAVTVCEDIWNDKDFWLERKYHTDPVAECRDLGARAVLNLSASPFTLGKQAVREDMLRAITDHYGLPVLLANQTGGDDDLLFDGRSMAALPGRGLTARAMGFAEDVLLVDLDEGGGVAEDDFSPEAEAHNALVMGTRDFMTKQGFSTAVLGLSGGVDSTLTAAVAAEAIGPENVLGVLMPSPHTSQESLDDAADLAANLGMETLTLPIGGLMDGFGSALAEPFAGLQPGVTEENIQARIRGVLLMALSNKFGRFLLTTGNKSELAVGYCTIYGDMCGGLAVLGDVPKVLVYGVCRRMNALAGREVIPQNVLDKAPTAELRPDQKDQDSLPPYEELDPIVDGLTRGETPRQLAERGVDLELARRVETMMRRAEFKRRQAPPALKITDRAFGTGWRMPLAARLPEDES; encoded by the coding sequence GTGCGTGGCTCCGGAACTGGCCCTGTCCGGCTACCCCCCGCGCGACCTGTTGCTGCGCGCGGGATTCGCCCGGCCTGCCGCCAGGCGGCCGCCCGGCTGGCCCGGGAGCTGGCAGACGGTCCGCCCCTGCTGGTGGGCCTGCCCTGGCCCAACGAAACCGGTGTGGGCCGCCCCCTGCACAACGCCGCGGCCCTGCTGCGCGGCGGGGAGATCGAATCGGTCTACGCCAAGCGCCTGCTGCCCACCTACGACGTCTTCGACGAGACGCGCTATTTCGAGCCCGGCTCCGGTCCGCTGGTCATCGCGGTGGCCGGGACGCGCCTAGCCGTCACGGTCTGCGAGGACATCTGGAATGACAAGGACTTCTGGCTGGAGCGCAAGTACCACACCGACCCCGTGGCCGAGTGCCGCGACTTGGGCGCGAGGGCCGTGCTCAATCTCTCCGCCTCGCCCTTCACCCTGGGCAAGCAGGCAGTGCGGGAGGACATGCTCCGGGCCATCACCGACCACTACGGCCTGCCCGTGCTCCTGGCCAACCAGACCGGCGGCGACGACGATCTGCTCTTCGACGGACGCTCCATGGCCGCCCTGCCCGGCCGGGGGCTGACCGCCCGGGCCATGGGCTTCGCCGAGGACGTGCTGCTGGTGGACCTGGACGAGGGCGGCGGCGTGGCCGAGGACGATTTCTCCCCCGAGGCGGAGGCGCACAACGCCCTGGTCATGGGCACCCGCGATTTCATGACCAAGCAGGGCTTCTCCACCGCCGTGCTGGGCCTCTCCGGCGGGGTGGACTCCACCCTCACCGCGGCCGTGGCCGCCGAGGCCATCGGCCCGGAGAACGTCCTGGGCGTGCTCATGCCCTCCCCCCACACATCGCAAGAGTCCCTGGACGACGCCGCCGACCTGGCCGCCAACCTCGGCATGGAGACCCTCACCCTGCCCATCGGCGGCCTCATGGACGGCTTCGGCTCCGCCCTGGCCGAGCCCTTCGCCGGGCTTCAGCCGGGCGTCACGGAAGAGAACATCCAGGCCCGCATCCGGGGGGTGCTGCTCATGGCCCTGTCCAACAAGTTCGGCCGCTTCCTGCTGACCACCGGCAACAAGAGCGAGCTGGCAGTGGGCTACTGCACCATCTACGGCGACATGTGCGGCGGGCTGGCCGTGCTGGGCGACGTGCCCAAGGTCCTGGTCTACGGCGTCTGCCGCCGCATGAACGCTCTGGCCGGGCGCGAGGTCATCCCTCAAAACGTGCTGGACAAGGCCCCCACGGCCGAGCTGCGCCCGGACCAGAAGGACCAGGACAGCCTGCCGCCTTATGAGGAACTGGATCCCATCGTGGACGGCCTGACCCGGGGCGAAACCCCGCGCCAGCTGGCCGAACGCGGGGTGGACCTCGAGCTGGCCCGCCGGGTGGAGACCATGATGCGC